Proteins encoded within one genomic window of Hevea brasiliensis isolate MT/VB/25A 57/8 chromosome 8, ASM3005281v1, whole genome shotgun sequence:
- the LOC110671769 gene encoding scopoletin glucosyltransferase-like: MDSQLHIALFPYMAHGHMIPTMDMARIFASNGVKATIITTPSNVPFFSKAIERDRQLGFEIFIQLMNFPTAEVGLPEGCDNASSIIAPEMIPKFCKAVSLLQNPLENILKDCHPNCLVADMMFPWATDVASKFGIPRLVFHGVSTFALCVLDSLRRYETHKSLASDFDPFTVLGLPNQIKLTRLQLPNYIREKNKHTEAMDQIIQSEVKSYGVLINSFYELEPAYLEHYRKVMGRKAWLIGPLSLCNKDTEDKVQRGDKTSIDKHECLKWLDLKKPNSVLYICFGSMFNFSGPQLLELARALEASGQNFIWVVKKEEKFLPEGFERRMEGKGLIIRGWAPQVLILDHEATGGFMTHCGWNSTLEAVASGVPMVTWPLYAEQFFNEKLVTEVLKVGISVGSQEWSRHEKKILVRMEDIEKAVTMVMVGEEGEVMKNRAKELEEMSRKAVENGGSSFSDLNALLEELKVINV, encoded by the coding sequence ATGGATTCACAGCTTCATATTGCATTGTTCCCATATATGGCCCATGGTCACATGATCCCAACCATGGACATGGCCAGGATATTTGCTAGTAATGGGGTGAAGGCAACAATTATTACTACTCCCTCTAATGTGCCCTTCTTCTCTAAAGCAATTGAAAGAGATAGGCAATTGGGTTTTGAAATATTTATTCAGCTAATGAATTTCCCCACTGCAGAGGTTGGGCTGCCAGAAGGTTGTGACAATGCAAGTTCCATCATTGCACCAGAAATGATTCCAAAGTTCTGCAAGGCTGTTAGCCTGCTTCAAAACCCACTTGAAAATATCCTGAAAGATTGTCATCCCAATTGTCTTGTGGCAGACATGATGTTTCCATGGGCTACAGATGTTGCAAGCAAATTTGGAATTCCAAGGCTGGTTTTCCATGGAGTAAGCACTTTCGCCCTTTGTGTGCTTGATTCATTGAGACGCTATGAGACTCACAAAAGCCTAGCATCTGATTTTGATCCTTTCACAGTGCTTGGCCTGCCAAACCAGATAAAGTTGACAAGATTGCAGTTGCCAAATTATATTAGAGAGAAAAATAAGCATACAGAAGCAATGGATCAAATTATCCAATCAGAAGTGAAAAGCTATGGCGTCCTGATAAATAGTTTCTATGAGCTTGAACCGGCATACTTAGAACACTACAGGAAGGTCATGGGAAGGAAGGCATGGCTAATTGGCCCACTCTCTCTCTGCAACAAGGATACTGAAGATAAAGTACAAAGAGGAGACAAAACGTCCATTGATAAACATGAATGTTTGAAATGGCTAGATTTAAAGAAACCCAATTCAGTTCTGTACATATGTTTTGGAAGCATGTTCAATTTTTCAGGTCCTCAATTGCTTGAGCTTGCCAGGGCTCTTGAAGCTTCAGGACAGAACTTCATTTGGGTTgtgaaaaaagaagagaaatttCTTCCAGAAGGATTTGAGAGGAGGATGGAAGGGAAAGGTTTGATAATAAGGGGATGGGCACCACAAGTGTTGATCCTGGATCACGAAGCCACTGGAGGATTTATGACTCACTGCGGATGGAACTCAACATTGGAAGCAGTGGCTTCTGGGGTTCCAATGGTCACATGGCCATTATATGCAGAACAATTCTTCAATGAAAAGCTAGTTACAGAGGTTCTGAAAGTGGGAATCAGTGTTGGTTCCCAAGAATGGTCTAGACATGAAAAGAAGATTCTAGTTAGAATGGAGGATATAGAGAAGGCAGTGACTATGGTGATGGTTGGTGAAGAAGGTGAGGTGATGAAAAACAGAGCAAAGGAACTTGAAGAAATGTCAAGGAAGGCTGTTGAAAATGGGGGATCATCTTTCTCTGATTTAAATGCTTTGTTAGAAGAGCTTAAGGTCATCAATGTATGA